The window AACGCAAAAACTGGGGGGGAAATCGATCAGCTGCTGGGTCATCGTTATCTGACGGCGCTATGCAAatcacattatttttcttttcgacgtCGAGGGACAAACGATATCTCGCTGTTCATTATGAGCAGCCGAGAAACGAACAGATCTATCTCTCAATTCCTATGCGTACATACAGTGGTCCTGATAGAAAACGTTGTTCCATTCTCTGAACGAAAACGTATCgcgtttattcgaattatcgtggatattaattgtttaaaagacGAAAAAACAACTGTGTCGTACAAGTGGCGTTGTGAACGAGTTATAAAAGGGCCGTTGAGGATTGGAAAATCGAAAAGGAAATatggattatttataaagcaaACCACGATACGTAacgtaaatgaatttttacacGCGCGTGGAAATTATTTAACGCGTGGTGTGACTTGATAATTTGTATTGTCAATACACGGTGCACGGTGCAAATAAACGGTGTGCCGCGTATGgtgattaataattcgttcCATCCGCGATGAAACGACGAAGAAGAACAGAATGATCGAATTTTCAATACGTCAATTCATTCGTTCCAATAACTCGTCCATGCGATAAATAACCAACCATTCTATATCCAGAtctctttcaaattatttgctGTGTCGTCGAATTTtatcttcgaatcgaatttaaaataatttgtacaagtattattatatataaatcgaatgaaaaatattagattaagagattaaagaaaatcaaaagattATCGCTAGATCTTGATACATGCAAATTCAATGAACACTATATTTtaggatatattatattaatctttcgtAATTCATAATCTGAGatatattaatcttctttATGAGTACAATCCCTAAATTATGTATTACGAATCATCTCGTGAACGTAAgatgaaacgaataaatttcgtaGAGGCTTATACGTTGAATTAAATGTCGCAATAAGGCATTCCGTGGTCGGTCGAACGCGCGAAAGGTGGGTCGGAAACCGAGAAAGGGTTAACCGCGGGAATGAATTACCAGGAGGCGAGAATCGGGTGAATTTTGTTGAGATACGAATGCGAGGAATATGCGGAGATAATGTATCTTTCGAATGGCACACCATCGCCGCTCGCCTTTTTACCCGCGGACCGAATTAAAACTGCGGTGGTGGGCCGCGACGCGTCGTGTTTTTGCAAGTTGCGGGCTGAGTTTTAATTAAGCGGAAATCGATGGAATTAATTACGGCGAGCGTACAATTTCTAGCTGCCAGAAACGGTGGATGCGGCAAAAGAGGGTGGAGATAAAAAGGAAACTTCGTGTTAAAAATACGAGGAGGATAATTTATGTACGATCCTTGGCCATCGATGAATCGATGGATTCTTTACCAGATCgagtaaaattcaaaatggaCCGATGCTATTTATCTGATCTCTCGACAAAACTTTATTCAGgatgaaaatctttttcttggCAACGATGTTCAAAGTTTTCGTCCTGAGCGAATTCACTGTGTGACAACAATTCAAGAATGATGGAATTTGAAGGAATAGTTCTCGATACGAAAGCAGCAACGAATGGGAATAGACAAGTTTTAATGTGCAAAAGGAGAtggtaagaataaaattgattaaatcttAGATTATTTAGTTACTTTGAAAcaagatataaagaaattttatctgtCTTTTTTACTTTCAGCAAATCATCAATTGGTACCTTCGTCAACATGTAATGCAGAGACCTTTCTCGagcaatttgtataattatttcgcAACGGAGTTGGTATTTGATTTTCCTCTTCACtggtcaaataaaaatttatcgcgatAGCTTATGACTCGTCATGACGATAGGGATTAAAGGAATATTTCGGTAACAGGTAAATATGACGCGGTTATAACTTATATAGGAACAAGGAATAAGAGCGATAAGGACGTAGTGATAGCGATAGATAAAGCGATAAACCTGTTTCtgccaaaaatatatataatagcggAATTACGGAGCATGAATCGAAGTTTCAACGACAATTGACGAAATGGATCACTATTGTGTTGTTCTACGATTAATACTGGGTATTATTCTTATGGGATCGAGCAATTCCAAATTGGTCGACAAGCAATGGTGGGAAACCGCtttgatttatcaaatttggCCGAGGGGATTTCAAGACAGCGATGGAAATGGCGAGGGTGATTTAAAGGGtacgttaataaatttaaagatgttAATgtgttgtaaataaattataaatatcgagattttgaattaattgaaaaatatttgatagtaATTCATTGGATAAGTgcatatgaaaatgaaaaaaaaacatgatattattagcaataaaattctatttagtTTTGGATCTGATCGTTTGGAAACTTATTATTCACaaagatttgaaataaattctaaataatgtttcttataaaaacgttatccatatttatgatatgatagtaattaatatgatagtatataatatatataatatgatatatataatgattttataaaatttatcatttaataaatttattcttgaaaattatatagcaAAGATATTGTAAAggtaatatacataatacaatgattttatgaaatttatcatttaataaatttattcttgaaaattatagcAAAGGTATTGTAAAAGATATTGTTAAATGTTAGGGTAGGTCTCGATTATCATTTGTTGGTCATGTAATATGTACCaactgaagttcaaatttttcatacgtcatagataaaattcttatGTTATCATAcgatggaaataattattttattcattgatctagaaattattataaaaaaatataatgctaTGATTTAAtgctatgaatatttttaaaacatagaCGAGAAACATatggagaaataaatattttatgatttataaaaataacaagtatttaatgtaaaaaaaaatataatgtaaataaattttttttaatgtcatATAGGTATTATAAATCGtctcgattatttaaaagatcttGGAATTGATGCAATTTGGTTGAACCCTATTTATTCATCACCACTTATAGATTCTGGATacgatatttctaattatactgACATTAATCCTCTGTTTGGTAATCTTCAGGATTTTGATGAGCTTATAAGGGAAGCACATAATCGTGGTATGTctcaataatttgatataatttatttatctaatgtaaatatcaattttttttaacaaaataaaatgttttagatCTGAAGGTGATTTTAGATATAGTACCAAATCATTCAAGCGATCAACATGAATGGTTTTTACTGTCAAGTCAAAATATTAAACCTTATAATGACTATTACATTTGGGCAAATGGATTTACAGatgggaataaaaaaattcctcctaATAATTGggtaacttttttataattatttaaataattttgagaaattaatatctgattaatattattaatattatttttaatttaggtaAGCACTTACAATGATGAAGAGGGATCTGCATGGACATGGCACGATAAGAGAAAACAATggtattatcataaatttcataaatctcAACCTGATCtgaatttaagaaatgaaaatgtattGCAAGAATTACTGGTAAAGTATTTGCATTatgataacataaataaataaattttatatacataatttatatatatttatatatatatatacattatataataatttattttcttatcttagAATGTTTTCAACttttggttaaaaaaaaatgttgatggTTTTCGAATCAGTGCAGTATCATATTTCTATGaagatatagatttaaaaaatgaatttaaaggaAATAGAACATCTGGATTACCAGAAAACACAGcccttgtatataaatttcgcTCATATATTGATGAttgggtaaaaaaaaataatgcaacTTCAAAGtatgtatagaaatattaaaaatcttattctaATTCATAATCTTCTTATTCTATCTTCATATTAAAATGGTGTAACTATTTTCAGATTATTGATTGCTGAATCTTATGACTCTGATGAAGTGTTGATATCACTTTATGGTAATTCAACGCACAATGGAATTCCACCTTTTAATTTCCGATTGATTACTTCAGTTCATAATACAAGTACTGctgatcatattaaaaatgttttggaaaattggtttaaaaaaattcccaaCAAAGCAAGCACAAATTGGGTGGTAAGAATGcatatattgcaataataattttccactagaaaattatctttatctagAACCTAAAAAGatgatctatataattttagctTTCCAATCATGATAATTCAAGAGCAGCCTCAAGGATCGGATTAAATCGCGTAGATGGACTTCATATGCTTAATCTACTGTTACCTGGTCAAGCATATACTTATTATGGAGAAGAGATTGCTATGTTAGATAGAAAAATGTTATGGAATGAAACAATCGATCCTATGGGTTGTTCGAGAACGAAGGAAACATATGCAAATTATTCCAGAGATCCTGCAAGGACACCAATGCAATGGAACTTTAATATCTCAGCAGGATTTTCGTCTAATAAAACTACATATCTTCCTCTTCATCCAgattatatagaaagaaatgttGAAGCTCAGCAATATAAATCACATAGCAATTTGAACACATATAAATTACTTGCTGCTCTTAGGAAGGATAAAGTATTTACTCATGGAGATTATGAATTTGCAACCTTAAATGGTGGtcgcatatttatttttaaaaggtatgtaatgatatattcagtaaatattcaataagtatttaattttattttttattagatctttagaaaataatcctacatattttattgttattaatttggGACTACGACatgaaacgattaatttaatgtcATTATACCCGAATTTTGAAGATCCTCTGGATATTATTATCGCTTCTAGTAATGCTGTTCACAATACGTAAGCGTTATCTCTTATatcataaaagataatttttaactattcacaaagataattgaatactttatttatttattagagcAACTATTTCACCAAAAAACATCATACTCACAGCAAATGCGGCATTTGTATTAAAAGCTGACACATgcaattgcaataataatacatcTGAAGGAAATAACACAACTGAAACAACTACAAGTTCTATATTGACgacaactaaaaaaaattcagctGCTATTTGTTCatcaattcatataataacaaGTATAAGTATTGcagtaacattattatttaacttttcatcattttattaactcaaattttatagaataaaaaatttagaataatttagaataaaaaataattaaagtaaatatttttgtattaataagagcttataaatacaaaagtaacaaatatatgtttaatccatcccattttatatatgttaaatatatcttatagatatgaaatttatttttaataacagagGCATCAGCCtcagatattaatattctggTTCTGAAGTAttgctataatttatattaataacaacatAAATACTATTCAAATACGTTCACAAAGCAATTAATGAATTGAATGACTCATAATAATCTAAAGCAATGTGGTCTCAGGTAGTGGCATATGttgtttataaatcaattgtatttaaaattataaattataataaaaaataaatcttatttccgttggatataattatacatttaataatgatataaatattatcgattcatTTGAAATGCAAACGAACGTGAAGTAaggcaaaataaaaattttaaacagttCGTTGCCTCGTAAACAGTAAGAACATATCCCTCATTGAATTTGTGACTATAAATAGtgcattgtaatttaaaatatcacattTATGTCATTcagtttatcatttatatacagATTCCTTTTTAATCAGGAAAACAGGGTTTAAATAAACGCAAATACATTCAATAAATGTATCTCTCGTAAGATAAGCACAAAAGACAAACAGTAATAGGGGCAGCAAAAGAAATTTCACTGCTATCTATCATTCAATTGCTATCTATCCATGTCTATATTTATCACGGACAGAAATGTCGTATTCGTCTTCATTGTCTGGTTTTGTAATACCGATCATTAATGGTCAGCCTAAATCGTACTTAAGTAGTGTaagcacaaatatttttatcgagtcGGAAAGCAAACGAACGTGCGAAGGAAGAAACGATAATTCAAGAAATCTACTAATCAGTGGTTACAATAGTGAAAAATACGAAGAATAcgaaaaggaatataaaacAATGGGATCTGCAGAAACTACTCACCTTTTTTGTGACAAATCGATTTATGAGGCTGTACAATTTGGTGGATCCAAACAGAAAAAAGACACAGGTTTGACATCACTATTCACAAAACGTGCAAAGTACGCGTACAGTAGGAGAACGACGTTTAAATGAAatctcaaatttaaattcaaccaATCATAACATGTATGCTCGCGCATTCATATCATGTGCAATTCGAGACCGGAAGttctgtaaattaaaatattgaatctagattcgatcgatcgaaattatatctaattaaattatgcgtacaatttaaaaaacataaaataaaatgtacgtatataaatcataaaaatatattaaattgtttatgaattaaaatttaaatttaaagagtaacaaaaaaaaatttatttaaatatatataaaaaaaatctttttttcagaattagcgagtgataattttaaatattatacaattgatccaatatgtatgaatattcGTCTCTGCATATTTTGGTTTTTATGGGCGATGTTAATagtagtaattattatatccattTTATCTCATTGCTgcttcatttcaaaaatatgtcACAATTCCGAGGATATAGTCATTGTAAATGTAACAAATACagtaagtatttaaataataaattttattcgtctttacttttatgttttataactattttaatttatattgtttcagtaaactttacaaaatttgaattaatataatatacaatcctatttccaatctttctgaataaatcgatgaataaaatatcgatgtatcgatttataaagagtagtatattttttgtattattaacaagataattatttagttctttattt is drawn from Apis mellifera strain DH4 linkage group LG5, Amel_HAv3.1, whole genome shotgun sequence and contains these coding sequences:
- the LOC552357 gene encoding maltase A3 translates to MDHYCVVLRLILGIILMGSSNSKLVDKQWWETALIYQIWPRGFQDSDGNGEGDLKGIINRLDYLKDLGIDAIWLNPIYSSPLIDSGYDISNYTDINPLFGNLQDFDELIREAHNRDLKVILDIVPNHSSDQHEWFLLSSQNIKPYNDYYIWANGFTDGNKKIPPNNWVSTYNDEEGSAWTWHDKRKQWYYHKFHKSQPDLNLRNENVLQELLNVFNFWLKKNVDGFRISAVSYFYEDIDLKNEFKGNRTSGLPENTALVYKFRSYIDDWVKKNNATSKLLIAESYDSDEVLISLYGNSTHNGIPPFNFRLITSVHNTSTADHIKNVLENWFKKIPNKASTNWVLSNHDNSRAASRIGLNRVDGLHMLNLLLPGQAYTYYGEEIAMLDRKMLWNETIDPMGCSRTKETYANYSRDPARTPMQWNFNISAGFSSNKTTYLPLHPDYIERNVEAQQYKSHSNLNTYKLLAALRKDKVFTHGDYEFATLNGGRIFIFKRSLENNPTYFIVINLGLRHETINLMSLYPNFEDPLDIIIASSNAVHNTATISPKNIILTANAAFVLKADTCNCNNNTSEGNNTTETTTSSILTTTKKNSAAICSSIHIITSISIAVTLLFNFSSFY
- the LOC102653596 gene encoding uncharacterized protein LOC102653596 yields the protein MSYSSSLSGFVIPIINGQPKSYLSSVSTNIFIESESKRTCEGRNDNSRNLLISGYNSEKYEEYEKEYKTMGSAETTHLFCDKSIYEAVQFGGSKQKKDTELASDNFKYYTIDPICMNIRLCIFWFLWAMLIVVIIISILSHCCFISKICHNSEDIVIVNVTNT